A genomic region of Gossypium hirsutum isolate 1008001.06 chromosome D01, Gossypium_hirsutum_v2.1, whole genome shotgun sequence contains the following coding sequences:
- the LOC107922122 gene encoding catalase isozyme 1 (The RefSeq protein has 3 substitutions compared to this genomic sequence), protein MDPYKHRPSSAFNSPFWTTNSGAPVWNNNSSLTVGPRGQYLLEDYHLVEKLANFDRERIPERVVHARGASAKGFFEVTHDISHLTCADFLRAPGVQTPVIVRFSTVIHERGSPETLRDPRGFAVKFYTREGNFDLVGNNFPVFFIRDGMKFPDMVHALKPNPKSHIQENWRILDFFSHHPESLHMFTFLFDDLGVPQDYRHMEGSGVNTYTLINKAGKAHYVKFHWKPTCGVKCLLEDEAIKVGGANHSHATQDLYDSIAAGNYPEWKLFIQTIDPDHEDKFDFDPLDVTKTWPEDILPLQPVGRLVLNKNIDNFFAENEQLAFCPAIVVPGIYYSDDKLLQTRIFSYSDTQRHRLGPNYLQLPANAPKCAHHNNHHEGFMNFMHRDEEINYFPSRYDPVRHAEMFPIPPAVCTGRREKCIIEKENNFKQPGERYRSWAADRQERFICRWVDALSDPRVTHEIRSIWISYWSQADKSVGQKLASLLNVRPSI, encoded by the exons ATGGATCCCTACAAG CACCGTCCATCAAGTGCTTTCAATTCACCATTCTGGACTACCAATTCTGGCGCTCCAGTTTGGAATAACAATTCATCTCTCACTGTTGGACCCAGAG GTCCAATTCTCCTTGAGGACTATCATCTGGTGGAAAAGCTTGCCAACTTTGACAGGGAGCGGATTCCAGAACGTGTTGTCCATGCTAGGGGAGCAAGCGCAAAGGGTTTCTTCGAGGTTACCCATGACATTTCTCACCTTACATGTGCTGATTTTCTGCGAGCACCTGGAGTTCAAACCCCTGTTATCGTGCGATTTTCAACCGTCATCCATGAGCGTGGAAGCCCTGAAACCCTCAGGGATCCTCGTGGTTTTGCAGTGAAGTTCTACACCCGAGAG GGTAATTTTGATCTTGTGGGAAACAATTTCCCAGTCTTCTTTATTCGTGATGGAATGAAATTCCCTGATATGGTCCATGCTCTTAAGCCCAACCCTAAGTCCCATATTCAGGAGAATTGGAGGATCCTTGATTTCTTCTCACACCATCCTGAgagcttgcatatgtttactttcctctttgatgatttgggtgttcCACAAGATTACAGACACATGGAAGGTTCTGGTGTAAACACATACACTCTGATTAACAAGGCTGGCAAAGCACACTATGTGAAATTCCACTGGAAGCCCACTTGTGGGGTCAAATGCTTGCTGGAAGATGAGGCAATCAAGGTTGGAGGAGCTAATCACAGCCATGCCACTCAGGATCTCTATGACTCAATTGCTGCTGGCAACTATCCTGAGTGGAAGCTCTTCATCCAGACAATTGATCCTGACCATGAAGATAAATTTGACTTTGACCCTCTTGATGTGACTAAGACCTGGCCTGAGGACATCTTGCCCCTGCAGCCTGTTGGCCGCTTGGTTTTGAATAAGAACATTGACAACTTCTTCGCCGAAAATGAACAGCTTGCATTTTGCCCTGCCATTGTGGTTCCTGGAATCTACTACTCAGATGATAAGTTGCTCCAGACTCGTATATTCTCCTACTCTGATACCCAGAGGCACAGACTTGGGCCAAACTATCTGCAACTCCCAGCCAATGCTCCCAAGTGTGCTCATCACAACAATCACCACGAAGGTTTTATGAATTTCATGCACAGGGATGAGGAG ATAAATTACTTCCCTTCAAGGTACGATCCTGTTCGTCATGCAGAGATGTTCCCTATCCCACCTGCTGTTTGCACTGGAAGGCGAGAGAAG TGCATCATTGAGAAGGAGAACAACTTCAAACAGCCCGGAGAGAGATACCGGTCCTGGGCAGCAGACAG GCAAGAACGATTCATCTGCCGCTGGGTTGATGCCTTGTCTGATCCACGTGTGACTCATGAAATTCGCAGCATATGGATCTCATACTGGTCTCAG GCTGATAAATCAGTGGGTCAGAAGTTAGCATCTCGCCTCAATGTGAGACCCAGCATTTAG